The following proteins come from a genomic window of Rutidosis leptorrhynchoides isolate AG116_Rl617_1_P2 chromosome 10, CSIRO_AGI_Rlap_v1, whole genome shotgun sequence:
- the LOC139873520 gene encoding uncharacterized protein isoform X2, with amino-acid sequence MAYRRRQGIPRSSTFKEEINRSPNADDTTTAFTAAAPSSSLAAQAIRASSDHRDSSVSSAYATLSFHSSFNDRSKGSATYDYTSMRSTNEPGGFWGVLARKAKSILDDDDAPRHFNTPINVKTETVSTSNQVEHRYESFENSRKMDNPKLRKGLDRLASSLNQIGDSIGNALGEGRTIVDKKKQDIIQETRKLQNRRKETHDQHNQFSDTQSQSQEPKKLSKQEQANQENQIKASRDVAIATAAKAKLLLRELKTLKADLAFAKERSSQLEEENKMLREAIEKGDHPTDDDMIRLQLESLLAEKARLANENSVYSRENRFLREIVEYHQLTMQDVVYLDEGIEQLTEVNPGLSRTLSGSISSPLPPSPHSPLKRTISEPQLPSSPHG; translated from the exons ATGGCGTACCGTAGACGCCAAGGCATTCCTAGATCTTCTACATTCAAAGAAGAAATTAACCGTTCTCCAAACGCTGATGACACAACCACCGCCTTCACCGCCGCAGCTCCGTCGTCATCACTCGCTGCTCAGGCGATCAGAGCTTCTTCCGATCACCGTGATTCTTCTGTTTCGTCCGCTTATGCAACCTTGTCATTTCACTCGTCGTTTAATGATCGATCTAAG GGTTCTGCCACCTACGATTATACATCGATGCGAAGTACGAATGAACCGGGAGGATTTTGGGGTGTCTTAGCAAGGAAGGCTAAATCGATTCTTGATGACGATGATGCTCCACGACATTTTAATACTCCTATCAATGTGAAGACGGAAACAGTTTCAACAAGCAACCAG GTTGAGCATCGGTACGAGTCTTTTGAGAATTCTAGAAAGATGGATAATCCAAAATTAAGGAAGGGTTTGGATAGACTCGCGTCTTCACTTAATCAAATCGGTGACAGCATTGGAAATGCGTTAGGG GAAGGACGTACCATTGTGGATAAGAAAAAACAAGACATCATCCAAGAAACTCGCAAACTGCAGAACAGAAGAAAAGAAACGCATGACCAGCATAATCAGTTTTCTGACACGCAGAGTCAATCGCAGGAACCTAAAAAGCTATCTAAACAAGAACAGGCAAACCAAGAAAATCAAATCAAGGCATCTCGCGAC GTGGCAATTGCAACAGCTGCTAAGGCGAAACTACTTTTACGTGAGCTGAAAACTCTGAAAGCAGATTTAGCTTTTGCAAAAGAAAGAAGTTCTCAGCTAGAGGAAGAAAATAAGATGCTTCGTGAGGCTATTGAAAAAGGAGACCATCCTACAGACGATGACATG ATACGTCTTCAGCTTGAGTCACTGTTGGCAGAGAAGGCTCGTTTGGCTAATGAGAATTCTGTATATTCACGTGAGAATCGCTTTTTGAGAGAAATAGTTGAATACCATCAACTAACAATGCAAGATGTCGTTTATTTGGATGAGGGTATTGAACAACTTACGGAAGTTAATCCGGGACTTTCTAGAACATTATCCGGGTCGATCTCATCACCATTACCACCATCTCCCCATTCACCTCTGAAAAGAACCATCTCTGAACCTCAATTACCTTCATCCCCACATGGTTAG
- the LOC139873381 gene encoding LOW QUALITY PROTEIN: protein PIN-LIKES 6-like (The sequence of the model RefSeq protein was modified relative to this genomic sequence to represent the inferred CDS: inserted 1 base in 1 codon), translating into MHRFLSEVLMDTQGGGESLLGSIKIAVLPIAKVFTMCFLGFLMASKYINILPASGRKLLNGLVFSLLLPCLIFSQLGQAITFEKMIEWCFIPFNVVLATISGSLIGLLVALIVRPPYPYFKFTIVHIGIGNIGNVPLVLISALCRDKSNPFGDSLKCAQDGNAYISFGQWVGAVVLYTYVFQMLAPPPEGSFDIEDSNNLPVKTTSKSNSPPEQVPLLDNDPEXMHVDSSKDGKIKQFWKFVVDKLKLKQILQPPIIASILAIFIGCIPFLKGLIFTPDAPLYFFTDSCMILGDAMIPCILLALGGNLTDGPGSSKLGLKTTAAIIFGRLVLVPPAGLAIVTLADKLGFIPAGDKMFKFILLLQHSMPTSVLSGAVASLRGCGREAAAILFWVHIFAVISMAGWIVLYLNILF; encoded by the exons ATGCATAGATTCTTATCAGAGGTTTTAATGGATACTCAAGGGGGTGGAGAGTCACTTTTGGGTTCTATCAAGATTGCAGTTTTACCAATAGCCAAAGTTTTTACCATGTGCTTTTTGGGGTTTCTTATGGCTTCTAAGTATATCAACATTTTACCTGCAAGTGGAAGGAAGCTTTTAAATGGG TTGGTGTTTTCACTTCTGCTTCCATGTTTGATATTTTCTCAACTTGGACAAGCCATCACTTTCGAGAAAATGATCGAatg GTGCTTCATTCCTTTTAACGTCGTGTTGGCTACTATATCTGGTTCACTTATAGGATTACTTGTTGCATTAATTGTTCGTCCACCGTACCCGTACTTCAAGTTTACCATAGTTCACATCGGGATAG GAAATATCGGGAATGTACCACTTGTCCTGATTTCAGCTTTATGCCGAGATAAATCAAACCCTTTTGGTGATTCGCTTAAATGTGCTCAAGATGGAAATGCGTACATATCGTTTGGGCAATGG GTAGGCGCAGTCGTTCTCTACACGTATGTATTTCAAATGCTTGCACCTCCTCCCGAAGGTTCTTttgatattgaagatagtaatAATCTTCCTGTAAAAACCACTTCAAAAAGTAACAGTCCCCCTGAACAAGTTCCTTTACTCGATAACGACCCCG CCATGCACGTAGATTCTTCTAAAGACGGGAAG ATAAAGCAATTTTGGAAGTTTGTTGTGGATAAGTTGAAGCTAAAGCAAATACTCCAACCGCCTATTATTGCCTCG ATACTGGCTATTTTCATTGGATGTATACCGTTTCTGAAGGGGTTGATCTTTACACCAGATGCACCACTTTACTTTTTTACTGATAGCTGCATGATTCTTGG GGATGCTATGATCCCTTGCATTTTGTTGGCGTTAGGTGGCAATCTGACAGATG GACCGGGAAGTTCAAAACTTGGATTGAAGACTACTGCTGCAATTATTTTCGGTCGATTAGTTTTGGTTCCACCAGCAGGACTAGCAATCGTAACATTAGCCGACAAACTTGGATTTATCCCAGCCGGTGATAAAATGTTCAAATTCATTCTTCTCTTACAACATTCAATGCCCACATCTGTTTTATCAG GTGCTGTTGCAAGTTTAAGAGGTTGTGGAAGGGAGGCTGCAGCCATTTTGTTTTGGGTTCATATATTTGCAGTAATCTCAATGGCGGGTTGGATTGTTTTGTATCTAAATATACTCTTTTAG
- the LOC139870003 gene encoding uncharacterized protein yields the protein MCGDCKFLFLEENGTPSSSVPRNPPRIRRTRYGNSSESIEDMFSQQFSTMINLARHNTNTVSDTSSRTTPNNSRRWRRVVSDTESDGFDSVYAESDVISYENYEDDSDASVDVHSFLGANSDTDTDIDPMHAGLNQWSSDEEDEWEEVEDGDNNENTLGSLIARVQLQRYGRSTEIEGAIRVRISERRGVNGLNPFVGHSGDYLDSRSFEELLERLAETDNSRRGAPPASISFVNNLDLVVINEKDHCGLSCAICKDSLIVGTVVNRLPCLHLYHPSCIKPWLSARNSCPLCRFELPTDDVEYENRKRVISDGNVVREDEVQEEDGSFEEHEGLEIVNDNGGRGRGRWLFVAAPLVSLVGIGLALWLGNRGAVMGSVSCVTSQRGNRTRRWWGLF from the coding sequence ATGTGTGGGGATTGTAAGTTTCTGTTTTTAGAAGAAAACGGCACCCCGTCGTCAAGTGTTCCACGTAATCCTCCTAGAATAAGACGAACAAGATATGGTAATAGTTCAGAGTCAATCGAAGATATGTTTTCACAACAGTTTTCAACCATGATAAATCTTGCTAGACACAACACAAATACTGTTTCCGATACAAGTTCTCGAACGACTCCTAACAATTCTAGAAGATGGAGACGAGTTGTTTCTGATACCGAAAGTGACGGATTTGATTCTGTTTATGCCGAAAGTGACGTTATTTCGTATGAAAATTACGAAGACGATTCAGATGCTTCTGTTGATGTTCATAGCTTTCTTGGTGCTAATTCGGATACGGATACGGATATTGACCCGATGCACGCGGGTCTGAATCAATGGAgttctgatgaagaagatgaatggGAAGAGGTTGAAGACGGTGACAACAATGAAAACACTCTTGGTTCGTTGATAGCGAGAGTTCAACTTCAACGATATGGTCGATCGACTGAAATTGAAGGTGCGATTCGTGTAAGAATCAGCGAAAGAAGAGGGGTTAATGGGCTAAACCCGTTTGTGGGACATTCGGGTGATTATCTTGATTCTAGAAGCTTTGAAGAACTATTAGAACGGTTAGCCGAAACGGATAATTCAAGACGTGGTGCACCGCCTGCGTCTATATCGTTTGTGAATAATCTTGACCttgtggtgattaatgaaaaagatcATTGTGGTTTATCGTGTGCCATTTGTAAGGACTCGTTGATTGTTGGTACCGTGGTTAACCGgcttccttgtcttcatctttaCCACCCTTCGTGTATTAAACCATGGTTAAGTGCACGAAACTCTTGCCCGTTGTGTCGGTTTGAGCTTCCAACCGATGATGTGGAGTATGAGAACCGGAAACGGGTTATTAGCGATGGAAATGTGGTTCGAGAAGATGAAGTGCAAGAGGAAGATGGTTCGTTTGAAGAGCATGAAGGTTTAGAAATTGTGAATGATAATGGTGGAAGAGGAAGAGGAAGGTGGTTGTTTGTGGCTGCACCGCTAGTGAGCTTAGTAGGGATTGGTCTTGCTTTGTGGTTGGGTAACCGAGGAGCGGTTATGGGTTCGGTTTCATGTGTGACTAGTCAAAGGGGGAATAGAACCAGGAGATGGTGGGGTCTTTTTTAG
- the LOC139873520 gene encoding uncharacterized protein isoform X1, which yields MAYRRRQGIPRSSTFKEEINRSPNADDTTTAFTAAAPSSSLAAQAIRASSDHRDSSVSSAYATLSFHSSFNDRSKGSATYDYTSMRSTNEPGGFWGVLARKAKSILDDDDAPRHFNTPINVKTETVSTSNQVEHRYESFENSRKMDNPKLRKGLDRLASSLNQIGDSIGNALGEGRTIVDKKKQDIIQETRKLQNRRKETHDQHNQFSDTQSQSQEPKKLSKQEQANQENQIKASRDVAIATAAKAKLLLRELKTLKADLAFAKERSSQLEEENKMLREAIEKGDHPTDDDMVLDHLLIRLQLESLLAEKARLANENSVYSRENRFLREIVEYHQLTMQDVVYLDEGIEQLTEVNPGLSRTLSGSISSPLPPSPHSPLKRTISEPQLPSSPHG from the exons ATGGCGTACCGTAGACGCCAAGGCATTCCTAGATCTTCTACATTCAAAGAAGAAATTAACCGTTCTCCAAACGCTGATGACACAACCACCGCCTTCACCGCCGCAGCTCCGTCGTCATCACTCGCTGCTCAGGCGATCAGAGCTTCTTCCGATCACCGTGATTCTTCTGTTTCGTCCGCTTATGCAACCTTGTCATTTCACTCGTCGTTTAATGATCGATCTAAG GGTTCTGCCACCTACGATTATACATCGATGCGAAGTACGAATGAACCGGGAGGATTTTGGGGTGTCTTAGCAAGGAAGGCTAAATCGATTCTTGATGACGATGATGCTCCACGACATTTTAATACTCCTATCAATGTGAAGACGGAAACAGTTTCAACAAGCAACCAG GTTGAGCATCGGTACGAGTCTTTTGAGAATTCTAGAAAGATGGATAATCCAAAATTAAGGAAGGGTTTGGATAGACTCGCGTCTTCACTTAATCAAATCGGTGACAGCATTGGAAATGCGTTAGGG GAAGGACGTACCATTGTGGATAAGAAAAAACAAGACATCATCCAAGAAACTCGCAAACTGCAGAACAGAAGAAAAGAAACGCATGACCAGCATAATCAGTTTTCTGACACGCAGAGTCAATCGCAGGAACCTAAAAAGCTATCTAAACAAGAACAGGCAAACCAAGAAAATCAAATCAAGGCATCTCGCGAC GTGGCAATTGCAACAGCTGCTAAGGCGAAACTACTTTTACGTGAGCTGAAAACTCTGAAAGCAGATTTAGCTTTTGCAAAAGAAAGAAGTTCTCAGCTAGAGGAAGAAAATAAGATGCTTCGTGAGGCTATTGAAAAAGGAGACCATCCTACAGACGATGACATGGTATTGGATCATCTCCTT ATACGTCTTCAGCTTGAGTCACTGTTGGCAGAGAAGGCTCGTTTGGCTAATGAGAATTCTGTATATTCACGTGAGAATCGCTTTTTGAGAGAAATAGTTGAATACCATCAACTAACAATGCAAGATGTCGTTTATTTGGATGAGGGTATTGAACAACTTACGGAAGTTAATCCGGGACTTTCTAGAACATTATCCGGGTCGATCTCATCACCATTACCACCATCTCCCCATTCACCTCTGAAAAGAACCATCTCTGAACCTCAATTACCTTCATCCCCACATGGTTAG